From Actinomycetota bacterium, the proteins below share one genomic window:
- a CDS encoding RNA pseudouridine synthase: protein RPVMLLACRLETGRTHQIRVHLAFAGHPVAGDRTYGGGRDVAAALGLTRPFLHAVALRFAHPVTGERVAVDEPLPDDLAGALDLAAVAAPGS from the coding sequence ACCGCCCGGTCATGCTGCTGGCCTGCCGACTCGAGACGGGACGCACCCACCAGATCCGTGTCCACTTGGCGTTCGCCGGCCACCCGGTGGCCGGGGACCGCACCTACGGCGGCGGACGCGACGTCGCCGCGGCGCTGGGGCTCACCCGCCCGTTCCTGCACGCCGTCGCGTTGCGCTTCGCCCATCCGGTCACCGGTGAGCGCGTCGCGGTCGACGAGCCGCTCCCCGACGACCTGGCGGGGGCGCTCGACCTGGCGGCCGTGGCGGCGCCCGGCAGCTAG